The following proteins are co-located in the Nocardia bhagyanarayanae genome:
- a CDS encoding RelA/SpoT family protein — MTQHLGEANVEQSAASAPQSNGAAAAPASPQPARPTPNDVPQRQPDRAQRPSGTTQRAAEPAQRQPGTAAVPTSASRRVRARLARRMTGQRGIAAVKPVLEPLATVHRELYPKANLTLLQRAFDVADERHAHQFRKSGDPYITHPLAVANILAELGMDTTTLVAALLHDTVEDTGYSLEQLTADFGAEVAHLVDGVTKLDKVNLGAAAEAETIRKMIIAMARDPRVLVIKVADRLHNMRTMRFLPPEKQAKKAKETLEVIAPLAHRLGMATVKWELEDLAFAILHPKKYDEIVRLVADRAPSRDTYLAKVRAEIVNTLAASRINAIVEGRPKHYWSIYQKMIVKGKDFDDIHDLVGIRILCDEVRDCYAAVGVVHSLWQPMAGRFKDYIAQPRYGVYQSLHTTVVGPDGKPLEVQIRTQDMHRTAEFGIAAHWRYKETRGKHSGDAAEVDDMAWMRQLLDWQREAADPAEFLESLRFDLKSPEIFVFTPKGDVITLPQKSTPVDFAYAVHTEVGHRCIGARVNGRLVALERQLENGEVVEVFTSKAQNAGPSRDWQNFVVSPRAKAKIRQWFAKERREEALESGKEQISKEVRRVGLPLQRLMSVDAMTAVAHELHYTDISTLYTAVGEHQVSAHHVVQRLMAQLGGIGDVENELAERSTPSTTPSRQRVTGDAGVLIPGAPGTVAKLAKCCTPVPGDEIMGFVTRGGAVSVHRTDCTNAGSLREQAERIIDVEWAPSPSSVFLVAIQIEALDRTRLLSDVTKVLADEKVNILSASVATHGDRVAISKFTFEMGDPKHLGHLLNVVRNVEGVYDVYRVTSAA; from the coding sequence ATGACTCAGCATCTGGGCGAGGCGAATGTCGAGCAATCGGCGGCATCTGCCCCGCAGTCGAACGGTGCGGCGGCCGCCCCCGCGAGCCCGCAGCCCGCCCGGCCGACGCCCAACGATGTGCCCCAGCGGCAGCCCGATCGGGCCCAGCGTCCGTCCGGAACGACGCAGCGTGCGGCCGAACCGGCGCAGCGCCAGCCCGGCACCGCCGCGGTCCCCACCTCCGCCTCACGGCGGGTGCGTGCGCGGCTGGCCCGCCGGATGACCGGTCAGCGCGGCATCGCCGCCGTCAAGCCGGTGCTCGAACCGCTCGCGACGGTGCACCGCGAGCTGTACCCGAAGGCGAATCTGACCCTGCTGCAGCGGGCATTCGACGTCGCCGACGAACGCCACGCGCACCAGTTCCGCAAGTCGGGTGATCCCTACATCACCCACCCGTTGGCCGTCGCCAACATCCTCGCCGAGCTCGGTATGGACACGACCACGCTGGTCGCGGCGCTGCTGCACGACACGGTGGAGGACACCGGCTACTCGCTCGAGCAGCTGACCGCGGACTTCGGCGCCGAGGTCGCGCATCTGGTGGACGGCGTCACCAAACTGGACAAGGTCAATCTCGGCGCGGCCGCCGAGGCCGAAACCATCCGCAAGATGATCATCGCCATGGCGCGCGACCCGCGCGTGCTGGTGATCAAGGTGGCCGACCGCCTGCACAACATGCGCACCATGCGCTTCCTGCCGCCGGAGAAGCAGGCGAAGAAGGCCAAGGAGACGCTCGAGGTCATCGCGCCGCTGGCCCACCGCCTCGGCATGGCGACCGTGAAGTGGGAGCTCGAGGACCTCGCGTTCGCGATCCTGCACCCCAAGAAGTACGACGAGATCGTCCGTCTCGTCGCCGACCGCGCGCCCTCCCGCGACACCTACCTGGCGAAGGTGCGCGCGGAGATCGTCAACACGCTGGCCGCCTCGCGCATCAACGCGATCGTCGAGGGCAGGCCCAAGCACTACTGGTCGATCTACCAGAAGATGATCGTCAAGGGTAAGGACTTCGACGACATCCACGACCTGGTCGGCATCCGCATCCTGTGCGACGAGGTCCGCGACTGCTACGCGGCGGTCGGCGTGGTGCACTCGCTGTGGCAGCCGATGGCGGGCCGGTTCAAGGACTACATCGCTCAGCCGCGCTACGGCGTCTACCAGTCGCTGCACACCACCGTGGTCGGTCCGGACGGCAAGCCGCTCGAGGTGCAGATCCGCACCCAGGACATGCACCGCACCGCGGAGTTCGGCATCGCCGCGCACTGGCGCTACAAGGAGACCCGCGGCAAGCACTCCGGTGACGCCGCCGAAGTCGACGACATGGCCTGGATGCGCCAGCTGCTCGACTGGCAGCGCGAGGCCGCCGACCCCGCGGAGTTCCTGGAGTCGCTGCGCTTCGACCTGAAGTCGCCCGAGATCTTCGTGTTCACCCCGAAGGGTGACGTGATCACGTTGCCGCAGAAGTCGACTCCGGTCGATTTCGCGTACGCCGTGCACACCGAGGTCGGCCACCGCTGCATCGGCGCGCGCGTCAACGGACGTCTCGTCGCGCTGGAGCGTCAGCTCGAAAACGGTGAAGTGGTCGAGGTTTTCACCTCCAAGGCGCAGAACGCCGGTCCCAGCAGGGACTGGCAGAACTTCGTGGTCTCGCCGCGCGCCAAGGCCAAGATCCGGCAGTGGTTCGCCAAGGAACGCCGCGAGGAGGCGCTGGAGAGCGGCAAGGAGCAGATCTCCAAGGAGGTCCGCCGCGTCGGACTGCCGCTGCAGCGGCTGATGAGCGTCGACGCCATGACCGCGGTCGCGCACGAGCTGCACTACACCGACATCTCCACCCTCTACACCGCCGTCGGCGAGCACCAGGTCTCCGCGCACCATGTCGTGCAGCGGCTCATGGCCCAGCTCGGCGGTATCGGCGACGTGGAGAACGAGCTCGCCGAGCGCTCGACGCCGTCCACCACGCCGAGCCGTCAGCGCGTCACGGGCGACGCGGGCGTGCTGATCCCCGGCGCGCCGGGCACCGTGGCCAAGCTGGCCAAGTGCTGCACGCCGGTCCCCGGCGACGAGATCATGGGCTTCGTGACCCGGGGCGGCGCGGTGAGCGTGCACCGGACCGACTGCACCAACGCCGGTTCGCTGCGCGAGCAGGCCGAGCGGATCATCGATGTCGAGTGGGCGCCCTCGCCCTCGTCGGTCTTCCTGGTCGCCATCCAGATCGAGGCGCTGGACCGCACCCGGTTGCTGTCGGATGTCACCAAGGTGCTCGCCGACGAGAAGGTCAACATTCTGTCCGCCTCGGTGGCCACGCACGGCGACCGGGTGGCGATCAGCAAGTTCACTTTCGAGATGGGCGATCCGAAGCACCTGGGCCACTTGCTGAACGTGGTGCGCAACGTGGAGGGCGTCTACGACGTCTACCGCGTCACCTCGGCCGCCTGA
- a CDS encoding cutinase family protein — translation MTDYTARLSGLVVATTVAVAAATASPALADPPNSPAPSTDLAIDDCPALYALGVQGTGESSPDAAPTTDTGMLSTVFMPLLAKAARPGLVDRAYVPYESGFGGFVNGGPAPYVESVQGGLTRLRDMAAQVAQRCADTRLAIVGYSQGAHVASVFAQEVGQGRGVVPADRVAAVALFADPTRNPGAPLFPGSPGKRTPDPAPGTTGAEIATIAALPQTPANGGGIGPERDQAANFAALTGRVASFCAAGDLACDAPQGAPILKAVASVAGQAKLSGGDPIASLVSIAQALAFTSIKTATKVVDEDVQGTSLANLSLSPKKSISQRIADASDPRTPLDLNGALRALLKVGMIGLNAVATVVKTVIGPAAISQLAGAGLSNPAAGLLLLGSKLIGAIPQLIPPTTVSRLVTQAFDAVVQNITDNRELIDVTTWVRYWDTVQRHGAYSTAAVAANGDAPTRFVADWFAALARDLADRFGAGAEPQGGAAKPPTGFFGESTGASTTPNSSGTGQFPFGTGADGASSGGATSIPPTERPGTANNAYPFSTN, via the coding sequence ATGACTGATTACACGGCAAGACTCTCGGGGTTGGTGGTCGCGACCACCGTTGCCGTCGCCGCCGCGACGGCGAGCCCCGCGCTCGCCGATCCGCCGAATTCCCCCGCCCCCTCGACCGATCTGGCCATCGACGACTGTCCGGCGTTGTACGCCTTGGGCGTTCAGGGCACGGGGGAGTCCTCCCCGGACGCCGCGCCGACCACCGACACCGGCATGCTCTCCACGGTCTTCATGCCGTTGCTGGCCAAGGCCGCTCGGCCCGGCCTTGTCGATCGCGCTTACGTGCCATACGAATCCGGTTTCGGCGGCTTTGTGAACGGCGGCCCGGCGCCGTACGTGGAGTCCGTGCAAGGCGGGTTGACGCGGCTGCGGGACATGGCCGCTCAGGTCGCCCAACGGTGCGCCGACACGCGCCTCGCCATCGTCGGCTACTCCCAGGGCGCGCACGTCGCCTCGGTCTTCGCCCAGGAGGTCGGGCAGGGCCGCGGCGTGGTGCCCGCCGACCGGGTCGCGGCCGTCGCGCTGTTCGCCGACCCGACCCGCAATCCGGGCGCGCCGCTGTTCCCCGGCTCGCCGGGCAAGCGGACGCCGGATCCCGCGCCCGGCACCACGGGCGCCGAGATCGCGACCATCGCCGCGCTGCCGCAGACGCCGGCGAACGGCGGCGGCATCGGCCCGGAACGGGACCAGGCGGCCAACTTCGCGGCCCTCACCGGTCGCGTGGCGAGTTTTTGTGCGGCAGGCGATCTCGCCTGTGACGCGCCGCAGGGCGCGCCGATTCTGAAGGCCGTGGCGTCGGTCGCGGGTCAAGCCAAGCTGAGCGGCGGCGACCCCATCGCCTCGCTGGTCTCCATCGCGCAGGCGCTCGCGTTCACCTCGATCAAGACCGCGACCAAGGTCGTCGACGAGGACGTGCAGGGTACCTCGCTCGCGAATCTGTCGCTCTCCCCGAAGAAGTCGATCTCCCAGCGCATCGCCGACGCCTCGGACCCGCGTACCCCGCTGGATCTGAACGGCGCGCTGCGCGCTCTGCTGAAGGTCGGCATGATCGGCCTCAACGCGGTCGCCACCGTCGTCAAGACGGTGATCGGTCCGGCGGCGATCTCGCAGCTGGCCGGCGCGGGGCTCTCCAATCCGGCGGCCGGTCTGCTGTTGCTCGGCTCGAAGTTGATCGGCGCCATTCCACAACTGATCCCGCCGACGACGGTGTCCCGGCTGGTCACCCAGGCGTTCGACGCGGTGGTGCAGAACATCACCGACAACCGCGAACTGATCGACGTCACGACCTGGGTGCGGTATTGGGACACCGTGCAACGGCACGGCGCATACAGCACCGCGGCGGTGGCCGCCAACGGCGACGCGCCCACCCGCTTCGTCGCCGACTGGTTCGCCGCACTGGCCCGTGACCTGGCCGATCGCTTCGGCGCGGGCGCCGAGCCGCAGGGTGGGGCCGCCAAGCCGCCTACCGGATTCTTCGGCGAAAGTACCGGCGCGTCGACTACGCCGAATTCGTCCGGTACGGGACAATTTCCGTTCGGGACAGGAGCCGATGGCGCCTCATCCGGCGGCGCGACCTCGATTCCGCCCACCGAGCGACCCGGCACCGCCAACAACGCCTACCCGTTCTCCACGAACTGA
- a CDS encoding DUF4913 domain-containing protein, producing MTEQQQHMIYTNVVEFVENYLSLVYRRQVTDISETVWCPEWWKHAEAVARLDALWRAWEHYRMEPSTGLSVWFLDHADPHMTKLFDPRGPFKYCSVRNGHKDMLSPLPLKSPAQGMFGDPTVGDFRV from the coding sequence GTGACGGAACAGCAGCAGCACATGATTTACACCAACGTCGTCGAATTCGTCGAGAACTACCTGAGCCTGGTCTACCGGCGGCAGGTGACCGACATCAGCGAAACGGTGTGGTGCCCCGAGTGGTGGAAGCACGCCGAGGCGGTGGCTCGATTGGACGCGCTGTGGCGCGCCTGGGAGCACTACCGCATGGAACCGAGCACCGGACTGAGTGTCTGGTTCCTCGACCACGCCGACCCGCACATGACCAAGCTGTTCGACCCGCGCGGGCCGTTCAAGTACTGCAGTGTGCGCAACGGGCACAAGGACATGCTGAGCCCGCTGCCGCTGAAGTCGCCCGCGCAAGGCATGTTCGGCGATCCGACGGTCGGCGACTTCCGGGTCTAG
- a CDS encoding peptidoglycan DD-metalloendopeptidase family protein, protein MTARGVLWTALGAVIGLIALVLVVVLPAVEDPCEDASVLGPSQTALPPLGGDAPGDSPAAAESTAAQANPSVTGTPSLAAGIGPIRRTLPMAAGTFTISDTFGSRNGGHRGVDMAASDGTPIFSVADGRVVAAGPASGFGNWIVVDSVDTNGRSYSAVYGHMWDHGVLVRVGQSVRAGQQIGAVGSAGESSGPHLHFEIVPGGRFTGGRQIDPLPWLDGAPTPDLGGAQWYSADPRCQRGFGSAGGALAAGKVPQELEIWYRRAGSLCPQITSSLLAAQGRQESGFRRGLTSPAGAQGLAQFLPGTAAATNPDDGRPYVIDADGNGVASVWDDGDAIIGQGRYMCAIARKVTQWVAEGRVQGDVTALTLAAYNAGEGAVLASGGMPNQYAAHYSETRPYVANILAMEPQYRAPGSTGRFSPQEGSGGEQILEAAHDWLGTPYVWGGGGPQGPTGGGMDGPGLTAAAVFAASSGAVTLPRTAEQQWEAGDEVPRSKAQPGDLVFSSFGPRGPAEVGIYAGDGRMIQSVPGSDARSGGGVIEVAVPGDARLRRVL, encoded by the coding sequence GTGACCGCCCGCGGCGTGTTGTGGACGGCCCTCGGCGCGGTGATCGGACTGATCGCCCTGGTACTGGTCGTGGTGCTGCCCGCCGTCGAGGACCCGTGCGAGGACGCGTCGGTGCTCGGCCCCTCACAGACCGCACTGCCCCCGCTGGGCGGCGACGCGCCGGGCGACAGTCCCGCCGCCGCCGAATCGACCGCCGCCCAGGCGAATCCGAGCGTCACGGGCACTCCCTCGCTGGCCGCGGGCATCGGCCCGATCCGGCGCACCCTGCCGATGGCCGCAGGCACCTTCACGATCTCGGACACCTTCGGCTCCCGCAACGGCGGGCACCGCGGCGTCGACATGGCGGCGAGCGACGGCACCCCGATCTTCTCGGTCGCCGACGGCCGGGTGGTGGCGGCCGGACCGGCCTCGGGCTTCGGCAACTGGATCGTCGTCGACTCGGTCGACACCAACGGCCGGTCGTATTCGGCTGTGTACGGGCACATGTGGGATCACGGCGTGCTGGTTCGGGTGGGGCAGAGCGTGCGTGCGGGTCAGCAGATCGGCGCGGTCGGCTCGGCCGGCGAATCCAGCGGTCCGCACTTGCATTTCGAGATCGTCCCGGGCGGACGCTTCACCGGCGGCCGTCAGATCGACCCGCTTCCGTGGCTGGACGGCGCGCCGACCCCGGATCTCGGCGGGGCGCAGTGGTACTCCGCCGATCCGCGTTGCCAGCGCGGCTTCGGCAGCGCGGGCGGCGCGCTCGCCGCGGGCAAGGTGCCCCAGGAACTCGAGATCTGGTACCGCCGCGCGGGTTCGCTGTGCCCGCAGATCACGTCCTCGTTGCTGGCCGCCCAGGGCAGGCAGGAATCCGGTTTCCGCAGGGGCCTCACCTCGCCCGCGGGCGCACAGGGTCTCGCGCAGTTCCTGCCCGGCACCGCGGCCGCGACCAACCCCGACGACGGCAGGCCGTACGTCATCGATGCCGACGGCAACGGCGTGGCCAGCGTGTGGGACGACGGCGACGCGATCATCGGGCAGGGCCGCTACATGTGCGCCATCGCCCGCAAGGTCACCCAGTGGGTGGCCGAAGGGCGCGTCCAGGGTGATGTCACCGCGCTGACGCTGGCGGCCTACAACGCGGGCGAGGGCGCGGTGCTCGCGTCGGGCGGCATGCCGAATCAGTATGCGGCGCACTACTCCGAGACCCGGCCCTACGTGGCGAACATCCTCGCGATGGAACCGCAGTACCGCGCGCCGGGTTCGACGGGACGTTTCAGCCCGCAGGAGGGCAGCGGCGGCGAACAGATCCTGGAGGCCGCGCACGACTGGCTCGGCACACCGTACGTGTGGGGCGGTGGCGGGCCGCAGGGTCCCACCGGCGGCGGCATGGACGGCCCGGGCCTGACCGCGGCCGCGGTGTTCGCGGCCTCCTCGGGCGCGGTGACGTTGCCGCGCACCGCCGAACAGCAGTGGGAGGCGGGCGACGAGGTGCCGAGGAGCAAGGCGCAACCGGGAGATCTGGTGTTCAGCTCCTTCGGGCCGCGCGGGCCCGCTGAAGTGGGAATCTACGCCGGTGACGGACGCATGATCCAGTCCGTGCCTGGTTCGGACGCGCGGTCGGGCGGCGGCGTGATCGAGGTCGCGGTGCCCGGCGACGCACGGCTGCGGAGGGTACTGTGA
- a CDS encoding MinD/ParA family ATP-binding protein, which yields MGEDWSRWLDEAPEEGPPPGRQARSKAPVVRLRRGKRGDGEEDTGPTQRPILVVGGCGGAGTTTTALGIAGELGSGGTSTVAVDATAAGSDLALRGADEHLHPISLQSWLYGRGDDEPAPLKECLSRASSGIGLLWRDAAPLRRRATYLTVARAVEDAGFTAVYDGGSPIAGRQLRPLLDDADVALVLAIPARPDAANRLRVTLEWLDDQFGDSTEGQGAGIVGDTTIVVSHQQPGADSRVADHLREHLGGWVRDIREIPYDPHLARGELVRHSALAAETRRAYGVLLAGVAS from the coding sequence ATGGGAGAGGACTGGAGCCGCTGGCTCGACGAGGCGCCCGAGGAGGGCCCTCCGCCGGGTCGTCAAGCGCGTTCGAAGGCTCCGGTGGTGCGGTTGCGGCGCGGCAAGCGGGGTGACGGCGAGGAGGACACCGGCCCGACACAGCGGCCGATTCTGGTGGTCGGCGGGTGTGGTGGCGCGGGAACCACCACGACCGCCCTGGGTATCGCTGGCGAATTGGGTTCGGGCGGAACGTCTACGGTCGCGGTGGACGCCACCGCGGCAGGCAGCGATCTCGCGCTGCGCGGCGCCGACGAGCACCTGCACCCGATCAGTCTGCAATCGTGGCTGTACGGGCGCGGCGACGACGAACCGGCCCCGCTGAAGGAGTGCCTGTCCCGCGCCAGCTCCGGCATCGGCCTGCTCTGGCGCGACGCCGCCCCGCTGCGCCGCCGCGCCACGTATCTGACGGTCGCGCGCGCGGTGGAGGACGCGGGATTCACCGCGGTCTACGACGGCGGCAGCCCGATCGCGGGACGCCAGCTGCGTCCGCTGCTCGACGACGCGGATGTCGCTCTGGTGCTTGCCATTCCGGCGCGACCGGACGCCGCGAACCGGCTGCGCGTCACCCTGGAATGGCTCGACGATCAGTTCGGCGACTCGACCGAGGGGCAGGGCGCGGGCATCGTCGGCGACACCACCATCGTCGTCTCGCATCAGCAGCCCGGCGCGGATTCGCGGGTTGCCGATCATTTGCGTGAACACCTGGGCGGCTGGGTCCGCGACATCAGGGAGATTCCCTACGATCCGCATCTGGCACGCGGCGAACTCGTCCGGCACAGCGCGCTGGCCGCCGAGACCCGCCGCGCGTACGGGGTGCTGTTGGCGGGGGTGGCATCATGA
- a CDS encoding type IV secretory system conjugative DNA transfer family protein yields MAKKKKVTDPAIPGPDLGLLSVYAGAVVIGTLLVALHLGNQMAAEPQDLPINPIEIVAGIARGKYTWPTGATVILLIVVSCAVAYLVVRRQMTKRKTKGALPVDEKAQHMGSGGAIRALTEAGVREKAEQLGMNLGYDDAPGVPIGVGVVDGVMLYGSYEDLHLDIWGPRQGKSTSRVIPAILSAIGPVLSTSNKRDVVDATRDVRESKGSPTFVFDPQGVADESPSWYWNPLDWVDARHEGCEMRAQRLAGHFADADNGAESKSDEFFDPEAEDLLAALFLAAAVGQRPIVQVWDWVTNPVDTEPIELLRNARHHYMASGLAMQYNADPRTRSGIFGTAKKMVRCLQLSNVHDWILPGADPSTGQTRRQFDELEFIERNGTLYCLSLEGRGSAAPLVSALTEAVIDVAMRKASRSRGGRLPIPLLAVLDEAANVVRWKDLPKQYSHFGSRGIVVMTVLQSWAQGARCWGDAGMLALWSAANIKVLGSGVDDMNFLRDRSEAIGEYDSISGSVSESKGGKSYSRSLGSSRTFSVNALTTLPRGRAIVFTSGQPAVLIRTVPWWEGEYAADVKKSIAQHDPQRKTEITDLIGSPSLTKVPPQQPDAGQVEEVRPL; encoded by the coding sequence ATGGCAAAGAAGAAGAAGGTGACGGATCCGGCGATACCCGGACCCGATCTCGGCCTGTTATCGGTCTATGCCGGTGCCGTGGTGATCGGAACGCTCTTGGTCGCTTTGCATCTCGGCAACCAGATGGCGGCCGAGCCGCAGGATTTGCCGATCAACCCGATCGAGATCGTCGCCGGGATAGCGCGCGGCAAGTACACCTGGCCGACCGGCGCGACCGTCATTCTGCTGATCGTGGTGTCGTGCGCCGTCGCGTACCTGGTGGTGCGCAGGCAGATGACCAAGCGCAAGACCAAAGGCGCACTGCCGGTGGACGAGAAGGCCCAGCACATGGGATCGGGCGGCGCGATCCGCGCGCTCACCGAGGCAGGCGTGCGGGAGAAGGCCGAACAGCTCGGGATGAACCTCGGCTACGACGACGCGCCCGGCGTGCCGATCGGCGTCGGCGTCGTCGACGGCGTCATGCTGTACGGCTCCTACGAGGATCTGCACCTGGACATCTGGGGTCCGCGCCAAGGAAAGTCGACGTCCCGGGTCATCCCGGCGATCCTGTCCGCCATCGGCCCGGTGCTGTCCACCTCGAACAAGCGCGACGTCGTCGACGCGACCCGCGACGTGCGAGAGTCCAAGGGCAGCCCCACGTTCGTGTTCGACCCGCAGGGCGTCGCCGACGAGAGCCCGAGCTGGTACTGGAACCCGCTGGACTGGGTCGACGCGCGGCACGAGGGCTGTGAGATGCGCGCGCAGCGGCTGGCCGGGCACTTCGCCGACGCCGACAACGGCGCCGAGTCCAAGTCCGACGAGTTCTTCGATCCCGAGGCCGAGGATCTGCTCGCCGCGCTGTTCCTCGCCGCGGCGGTCGGGCAGCGGCCGATCGTGCAGGTCTGGGACTGGGTCACCAACCCGGTCGACACCGAACCGATCGAGCTGCTGCGCAACGCCCGCCATCACTACATGGCCTCCGGCCTCGCGATGCAGTACAACGCCGATCCCCGCACCCGCAGCGGCATTTTCGGTACCGCCAAGAAGATGGTGCGCTGCCTGCAGCTGTCCAACGTGCACGACTGGATCCTGCCCGGCGCCGACCCGAGCACCGGCCAGACCCGAAGGCAGTTCGACGAGCTCGAGTTCATCGAGCGCAACGGCACGCTGTACTGCCTCTCGCTGGAAGGGCGTGGTTCGGCGGCGCCGCTGGTGAGCGCGCTGACCGAGGCGGTCATCGACGTGGCCATGCGCAAGGCGTCCCGCTCGCGCGGCGGCCGCCTGCCGATCCCGCTGCTCGCCGTGCTGGACGAGGCGGCCAACGTGGTGCGCTGGAAGGATCTGCCCAAGCAGTACAGCCACTTCGGTTCGCGCGGCATCGTCGTGATGACGGTGTTGCAGTCCTGGGCGCAGGGCGCGCGCTGCTGGGGCGACGCGGGCATGCTCGCGCTGTGGTCGGCGGCCAACATCAAGGTGCTCGGCAGCGGCGTCGACGACATGAACTTCCTGCGCGACCGCTCCGAGGCGATCGGCGAGTACGACTCCATCTCCGGTTCGGTCTCGGAATCCAAAGGCGGCAAGAGCTATTCGCGATCGCTGGGCTCGTCGAGGACGTTCAGCGTCAACGCGCTCACCACGCTGCCGCGCGGCCGCGCGATCGTGTTCACCTCGGGTCAGCCCGCGGTGCTCATCCGAACGGTTCCGTGGTGGGAGGGCGAGTACGCTGCGGACGTGAAGAAGTCGATCGCGCAGCACGATCCGCAACGCAAGACCGAGATCACGGACCTGATCGGCTCGCCCTCGCTGACCAAGGTCCCCCCGCAGCAACCCGATGCCGGGCAAGTCGAGGAGGTTCGGCCCCTGTGA
- a CDS encoding transposase, producing MMPHRSYRRVSPEVRKAAVEQVIALTGKLRSESEACRVVAEQIGVHTNSVRNWVRAAEGPGLERMDATALRRKVALLQQQLAAAAEMNRTLADTLNEARRHT from the coding sequence ATGATGCCGCATCGTTCGTATCGCAGAGTGTCGCCGGAAGTGCGTAAGGCCGCCGTCGAGCAGGTCATCGCGCTGACCGGCAAACTACGCAGTGAATCCGAGGCATGCCGGGTGGTCGCCGAGCAGATCGGCGTCCACACCAACTCGGTGCGCAATTGGGTGCGCGCCGCGGAAGGCCCCGGACTGGAACGCATGGACGCGACCGCGCTGCGCCGGAAAGTGGCGCTGCTGCAACAGCAATTGGCGGCCGCCGCCGAAATGAACCGCACCCTCGCCGACACCCTCAACGAAGCCCGACGCCACACGTGA
- a CDS encoding SCO6880 family protein, whose product MTMTEPYERRSYGLWQKPRSAGLFGLRWEETVIGFVVVITALICAMVGGFQWGLIVGGVGVAVMVPLVWRTGGRSGYETGLMMFNWMRSRNRGEHVYRGGRFSRIPGGVTRLPGLLAPSKLYEGIDAGGYSFGMIHLPQFAQYTVVLRAWPQGHEAVDQPVIDRWVSAWGTFLASVGQTSDIVAVVPVIDTVPETGNRLLTEVSTITRPEAPELAQQVMYELATELPQERVQLLPRVAITFKATTAERRKNPAEEAVEIGRRLPGICAALAEAGVRAQPMSADEVIAFIRRSYDPASQADLEVAASEPEGHGLDWADAGPVSHDEKWDHFIHDGGRSVTWEMDAAPEGAVDERVLQRLLAPNPEVPRKRIAIVYRPHSAADAAEIVDDDFKNALVAQQSERGVVSAAATLRVGATQQAREEQARGHGVTRFGALVTITEPLRGDLPRIEAITRDLSTQARLKIRRCYRYQAAAFAASLGCGVILPEHATIPKALAG is encoded by the coding sequence ATGACGATGACCGAACCCTACGAGCGCCGTTCCTACGGGCTCTGGCAGAAGCCGCGCAGCGCAGGTCTTTTCGGCCTGCGCTGGGAAGAGACCGTGATCGGCTTCGTGGTCGTGATCACGGCGCTCATCTGCGCGATGGTCGGCGGCTTCCAATGGGGTCTCATCGTCGGCGGCGTCGGCGTCGCCGTGATGGTTCCACTGGTGTGGCGGACGGGGGGCCGCTCCGGCTACGAGACGGGATTGATGATGTTCAACTGGATGCGCTCGCGGAACCGCGGCGAACACGTGTATCGGGGCGGACGGTTCTCCCGGATCCCCGGCGGCGTCACCCGGCTGCCCGGCCTGCTCGCGCCCTCGAAGCTGTACGAGGGCATCGACGCGGGCGGTTACAGCTTCGGCATGATCCACCTGCCGCAGTTCGCCCAGTACACCGTGGTGCTACGGGCCTGGCCGCAGGGCCACGAGGCGGTGGACCAGCCGGTCATCGACCGCTGGGTCTCGGCCTGGGGCACCTTTCTCGCCTCGGTGGGCCAGACCAGCGACATCGTGGCCGTGGTCCCGGTCATCGACACCGTTCCCGAGACCGGAAACCGTTTGCTCACCGAGGTTTCCACCATCACCCGCCCCGAGGCGCCGGAACTGGCCCAGCAGGTGATGTACGAGCTGGCCACCGAGTTGCCGCAGGAGCGAGTGCAGTTGCTGCCGCGCGTCGCCATCACGTTCAAGGCCACCACCGCCGAGCGTCGCAAGAACCCGGCCGAGGAAGCCGTCGAGATCGGCCGGCGGCTGCCCGGCATCTGCGCGGCGCTCGCCGAGGCGGGCGTGCGCGCCCAGCCGATGTCGGCCGACGAGGTGATCGCCTTCATCCGGCGCAGCTACGACCCGGCCTCGCAGGCCGACCTCGAGGTCGCGGCCTCCGAACCCGAAGGGCACGGGCTGGATTGGGCCGATGCGGGCCCGGTCTCGCACGACGAGAAGTGGGACCACTTCATCCACGACGGCGGCCGGTCGGTCACCTGGGAGATGGACGCCGCCCCCGAGGGCGCGGTGGACGAGCGGGTGTTGCAGCGGTTGCTCGCGCCGAACCCGGAGGTGCCGCGCAAGCGCATCGCCATCGTCTACCGGCCGCACTCGGCCGCCGACGCCGCCGAGATCGTCGACGACGACTTCAAGAACGCGCTGGTGGCGCAGCAAAGCGAACGCGGCGTCGTCTCGGCCGCCGCGACCCTGCGGGTGGGCGCCACCCAGCAGGCCCGTGAGGAACAGGCGAGGGGTCACGGTGTGACCCGCTTCGGGGCGCTGGTGACCATCACCGAGCCCCTGCGCGGCGATCTGCCGCGTATCGAGGCCATCACGCGCGACCTGTCGACCCAGGCGCGTTTGAAGATCCGGCGGTGCTACCGGTACCAGGCGGCGGCCTTCGCGGCTTCCCTCGGGTGCGGGGTGATCCTGCCGGAGCACGCGACGATTCCGAAGGCATTGGCGGGGTGA